A genome region from Microbacterium terricola includes the following:
- a CDS encoding low temperature requirement protein A has translation MSIVGGGYRHGLRRLRPRPTDEGGRAATPLELLFDLTFVASFAVAGTELAHGIADGHAGAATVAFLFAMFAVVWAWISVSWFASAFDNDDWLFRVLTMVQMTGVIVLAIGLPPLFASIEAGALLDNGVMVAGYVIIRGALVVQWMRAARANREYLPLAVTYAVFVGVAQAGWVLIALLPVTAAAGLAAAVVLFGVEALGPIVAERNRAGRDGGSTPWHPHHLAERFALLTIIALGETVFGTLSSSAEISRIQGWTVDVIVVVGVGIAMSFALWWTYFLLPHASVLAARREKAIPWGYAHILLFAAIAAVGAGLHLVGYAYDPEYDVDDTTVAASIALPVVIFMVVRYGLQAWLLSGSPRDGVVQLAAAALPVLAIALAAAGVPLWACLIVVLASPLSVILSFELGGWRALDAQLARVIGDAGPEGDRIRG, from the coding sequence GTGAGCATCGTCGGCGGAGGGTACCGGCACGGGCTGCGGCGGCTGCGTCCGCGACCGACAGATGAAGGGGGCCGCGCGGCGACGCCGCTCGAGCTTCTCTTCGACCTGACGTTCGTCGCCTCGTTCGCTGTGGCGGGGACCGAGCTCGCCCACGGAATCGCGGACGGCCACGCCGGAGCAGCGACTGTCGCGTTCCTCTTCGCCATGTTCGCGGTGGTGTGGGCATGGATCAGCGTGAGCTGGTTCGCGTCGGCCTTCGACAACGACGACTGGCTGTTCCGCGTGCTGACCATGGTGCAGATGACCGGCGTCATCGTGCTCGCGATCGGGCTGCCGCCCCTGTTCGCGTCCATCGAAGCCGGCGCCCTTCTCGACAACGGCGTGATGGTCGCCGGCTACGTCATCATCCGCGGTGCGCTCGTCGTGCAGTGGATGCGGGCGGCACGCGCCAACCGCGAGTACCTGCCGCTGGCGGTGACGTACGCGGTGTTCGTCGGCGTCGCACAGGCGGGCTGGGTGCTGATCGCACTGCTCCCCGTGACCGCCGCGGCGGGGCTGGCGGCGGCGGTCGTCCTCTTCGGAGTCGAGGCGCTCGGGCCGATCGTCGCCGAACGCAACCGGGCAGGGCGCGACGGCGGTTCCACCCCGTGGCATCCCCATCACCTCGCCGAGCGGTTCGCACTGCTGACGATCATCGCGCTGGGCGAGACGGTCTTCGGCACCCTCTCGTCGTCCGCCGAGATCTCCCGCATCCAAGGGTGGACGGTCGACGTCATCGTGGTGGTCGGGGTGGGGATCGCGATGTCGTTCGCTCTGTGGTGGACGTACTTCCTCCTGCCCCACGCATCCGTCCTCGCCGCCCGGCGGGAGAAGGCCATCCCGTGGGGGTATGCGCACATCCTGCTGTTCGCCGCGATCGCCGCGGTGGGAGCGGGCCTGCACCTCGTCGGCTACGCCTACGATCCGGAGTACGACGTCGACGACACGACCGTGGCCGCATCCATCGCCCTTCCCGTGGTCATCTTCATGGTCGTCCGCTACGGCCTGCAGGCATGGCTGCTGTCCGGATCACCGCGCGACGGTGTCGTGCAGCTCGCTGCGGCGGCGCTGCCGGTGCTCGCGATCGCGCTCGCGGCCGCCGGCGTCCCGTTGTGGGCATGCCTGATCGTCGTCCTGGCGTCGCCGTTGTCCGTCATCCTCTCGTTCGAACTCGGCGGATGGCGGGCGCTCGACGCGCAGCTGGCACGCGTGATAGGCGATGCGGGGCCTGAGGGCGACCGCATCCGAGGGTGA
- a CDS encoding alpha/beta fold hydrolase: protein MPESKPTIVLVHGAWADASSWNAVSVPLQAEGYTVLAPPNELRGLTGDSAYIASFLAQRTSGPVVLVGHSYGGAVITNAGAQGGDVKALVYVDAFIPDEGETVVGILEGSGSALAVADPTTVLDVAGYPGAPEGAAEAFLKPDTVHTAFAQDLPEADRWTIVATQRPASFVANVTPSGAPAWKKIPSWAVLGTDDLVIPIDTQRRMAERANATVTEVDASHVSMVSQPEATLAAIRAAVAAIS, encoded by the coding sequence ATGCCAGAAAGCAAGCCGACCATTGTCCTCGTCCACGGTGCCTGGGCGGACGCGTCCAGCTGGAACGCTGTCAGCGTGCCGCTGCAGGCGGAGGGGTACACGGTGCTCGCGCCGCCGAACGAGCTGCGCGGCCTGACGGGGGACTCGGCCTACATCGCGTCGTTCCTCGCGCAGCGCACCAGCGGTCCCGTCGTGCTCGTCGGGCACTCGTACGGGGGTGCCGTGATCACCAACGCGGGTGCTCAGGGCGGCGACGTCAAGGCGCTCGTCTACGTCGACGCCTTCATCCCCGACGAGGGGGAGACCGTCGTGGGGATCCTCGAGGGCTCGGGGTCGGCACTCGCGGTCGCCGACCCGACGACAGTCCTCGATGTCGCGGGATATCCGGGGGCCCCCGAAGGGGCGGCCGAGGCCTTCCTGAAGCCGGACACCGTGCACACGGCGTTCGCCCAGGACCTGCCGGAAGCGGACCGATGGACGATCGTCGCGACGCAGCGGCCGGCGTCGTTCGTCGCCAACGTCACCCCGTCGGGGGCGCCGGCGTGGAAGAAGATCCCCAGCTGGGCGGTGCTCGGCACCGACGACCTGGTCATCCCGATCGACACGCAGCGCCGCATGGCCGAGCGGGCGAACGCGACGGTGACCGAAGTCGACGCTTCCCACGTGTCGATGGTGTCGCAGCCGGAGGCGACGCTCGCCGCGATCCGTGCGGCGGTCGCCGCGATCAGCTGA